GGGGTTGTTGACGGTCCAGCCGTTCTGCGGCTCCAGGCGGATGCGGGCTCCGTTGACGCCGCCCCGCTTGTCGCTGGACCGGAACGACGAGGCGGCGGCCCACGCGGTGGACACCAGCTCGGAGACGGTCAGCCCGGAGGCCAGCACGGCCTGCTTGAGCGATGCGACCGCCTCCTCGGACGGCGCCGGGTGGGTGGCGGCCGGCAGTGGGTCCTGCCAGAGCAGCTGCTCGCTGGGCACCTCGGACCCGAGATAACGGACGATCGGGCCCATGTCGCGGTGGGTGAGCTTGAACCAGGAGCGGGCGAAGGCGTCCGCGAACTCGGCGGGGTTCTCCATGTACCGGCGGGAGATCTGCTCGTACACCGGGTCGACACGCAGCGCGAGGTCGGAGGTCAGCATGCGCGGCTCACGCTTTCCGTCGCCGAACGCCTCGGGGACCATGTCGGCGCCGCCGCCGTTGACCGGCCGCCACTGGTGGGCGCCCGCGGGCGACTCGGTGAGCTCCCACTCGTAGCCGAACAGGATGTGGAAGAACTCGTTGTCCCAGCGGGTCGGGTGGTAGGTCCAGGTGACCTCCAGCCCGGAGGTGATGGCGTCCTTGCCGACGCCGGTGCCGTAGCTGCTCTTCCAACCCAGTCCCATCTGCTCGATGGGGGCGCCCTCGGGCTCGGAGGCGACGGCGTCGGCCGGGCCGGCGCCGTGGGTCTTGCCGAAGGTGTGGCCGCCGGCGATGAGGGCGACGGTCTCCTCGTCGTTCATGGCCATCCGGCCGAACGTCTCGCGGATGTCGCGGGCCGAGGCCATCGGGTCGGGGTTGCCGTTGGGGCCCTCGGGGTTGACGTAGATGAGGCCCATCTGGACGGCGGCCAGCGGGCCCTGCAGCTCGCGGTCGCCGGTGTAGCGATCGTCGCCGAGCCAGGTGGTCTCCGGGCCCCAGTACACGTCGTTGTCCGGCTCCCAGGCGTCCTCACGGCCACCGGCGAAGCCGAAGGTCTTCAGCCCCATGGTCTCCAGGGCGACGTTGCCGGTGAGCACGATCAGGTCGGCCCAGCTGATGGCGCGGCCGTACTTCTTCTTCACCGGCCACATGAGGCGGCGGGCCTTGTCCAGGCTGACGTTGTCCGGCCAGGAGTTCAGCGGGGCGAACCGCTGCTGCCCGGCGCCGGCGCCGCCGCGGCCGTCGTGCACCCGGTAGGTGCCGGCGGAGTGCCAGGCCATCCGGATCATCAGCGGGCCATAGTTGCCGAAGTCGGCGGGCCACCAGTCCTTGGACTGCGTGAGGGTGGCGGCGATGTCGCGCTTGACCTCGGCGAGGTCGAGGGCGAGGAACGCGGACCGGTAGTCGAAGTCGCCCGGCATCGGATCGATGACCCGCGGGTTCTTGGCGAGGATCTTGAGGTTGAGGGCCTTGGGCCACCACTCGCGGTTCGGGTCACCGGCGACCGGGTAGGGCAGCTGTTCGTGCATCACGGGGCACTTGCCGGCGGCTTCGTCCGGCTCGTTCATCTCGCTCAGCACGGCGTCGTCGTGGACGGACACAGATCATCCTTTCGGTGGCGGTGACCGGGTTCTCCGGTCGGGCGGCGGCTCGGCGTCGGGCTCAGCCGGCGGGGGTCTGACGGCCGTCCCAGGACGGCGGTCTTGATCAGCACTTCGGCATGCTCGGACGGGGCCGACGATAGCCACGTGACGCCGCTGCCGACACCGTAGTGGGCCCGGCGGGTCGTGAGATCGACCACCGCGGTGCGAATCGCGACCGAGAAGCGTGCGAATGCGCCGTCTTTCGCGGGTCCGACGACACCGATGGCGCCGCAGTAGATGCCCCGGGGTCCGGTCTCGACGTCCCGGATGATGCGCATGGAACTGGCCTTGGGGGCGCCGGTGATGGAACCGCACGGGAACAGCGCGGTGAACAGTTCGGGCAACCCGACGTCGGCGCGCAGGTCCGCGGTGACGTCGGACGTCATCTGCAGCACGGTCGGATAGCGCTCGACCCGCAGCAGCGTCGGTACCCGCACGCTGCCCGTGCGGGCGATGCGGCCGAGGTCGTTGCGCATCAGGTCGACGATCATCGTGTTCTCGGCCCGTTCCTTGGGGTCCACGCGGAGGGCGGCGGCCCGCCGGGCGTCCTCGACGGGGTCGGGGCTGCGGCGGGCGGTGCCCTTCATCGGGCGCACCCGGATCCAGGGGCCGTGCCGCTCGAAGAACAGTTCGGGGCTGGCGCTGGCCACCGCGAACCCGGCGACCTCGAGGTAGGCGTTGTGGGCCCCGCTCTGGGCGTGGGCGAGCCGCCGGTAGACCTCCAGCGGGTCGCCGGGGACGTGACCGGCCATCCGCACGGTGAGGTTGCCCTGGTAGCTCTCGCCGCGGGCGATGTGCCCGCGGACCCGTTCCACCTGTTCCGCGTACTCCGGCTCGATCCATTCCGGCCACCAGCGATCGGTCGGCTCGGCGTCCGGGGCGCCGACGACGGGGACCGGCCGGGGGGCGTCGGCGACGCCGAACCAGGCCAGCGGCGGGTCACCGGGCGCCCGGTCGTGGGTGACGAGTTCGGCCCCGAACGCGGAGGCCGCCTCGTACCCCACGTGCCCGTAGGCCCATTGCCCGGCGTCGGTGGCGTGCTGCACCTGCTGCAGGACTCCGACCACCTCGGACGGCTGCTCCGCGATGAGCTCGCGGTGGGGGGCACCGAATTCCAGGGCCGTGCCGGAGCGCAGGTCGTCGAACCGCGCCCACGGCATGGCCCGGTACCGGACGGTCAGCGGAAGACGACGGTGCTGTGCCCGTTGAGCAGCACGCGCTGCTCGCTGTGCCAGCGGACCGCGCGGGACAGGGCCAGCGCCTCGGCGTCCTGGCCGACGGTGGCCATGGCGCGGGCGTCGTAGTTGTGGTCGATGCGGATGACTTCCTGCTCGATGATCGGGCCCTCGTCGAGATCGCCGGTCACGTAGTGCGCGGTGGCGCCGACCAGCTTGACGCCGCGGTCGAAGGCCTGGTGGTAGGGCTTGGCGCCCTTGAAGCCGGGCAGGAACGAGTGGTGGATGTTGATGGCGCGGCCGCGCAGCGTCGTGCACATCTCGTCGGAGAGGACCTGCATGTAGCGGGCGAGGACGACCAGGTCGGCCCGGTACTCGTCGACCAGTTCGAGCAGCGTGGCCTCGGCCTGCGGCTTGGTGTCCGGGGTGACGGGGACGTAGTGGAACGGCAGCCCGGCGGCCTCGGCCATGCCGCGCAGGGTCTCGTGGTTGGAGACGACGGCGACCAGTTCGCCGCCGAGGTTGCCGCCGCGCCAGCGGAAGATGAGGTCGTTGAGGCAGTGGCCCATCTTGGAGACCATCACAAGGATGCGCTGGGGGCGGTCGCCGGAGATCTTGTAGGTCATGCCGAACTCGTCGGCGATCCGGTCGAAGTCGGCGGTCAGCTCGGCGACGGCCTCGTCGTTGGCGCAGCCGTCACCGCGGACGAACGCGGTGCGCAGGAAGAACTCCTTGCTGGCCGACCCGTCGAACTGCTGGTGCTCGACGATGTCGCAGCCGTGCTCGAAGAGGAACGAGCTGACGGCGCGGACGATGCCCGGACGCTCGGGGCAGCTCAGCGTGAGGACGAAGGGGTGCGGCACGGTGGCTCTCCTGGGTTGGGCGGGCTGGGGTGTGGGGCGGCGGGCAGGTGGTGAGACGGGTTGCGCGGGTTCAGCACTCGACGACGTTGAGGGCGAGTCCGCCCCGGGCCGTCTCCTTGTACTTGTCCTTCATGTCCGCACCGGTCTCGCGCATGGTCTTGATGGCCTTGTCGAGGGTGACGTGGTGTTTGCCGTCGCCGCGGACGGCCATCCGGGCGGCGGTGATGGCCTTGACGGAGCCGACGGCGTTGCGCTCGATGCAGGGGATCTGGACAAGCCCGCCGACGGGGTCGCAGGTCAGGCCGAGGTTGTGTTCGATGCCGATCTCGGCGGCGTTCTCGACCTGTTCGGGGGTGCCGCCGAGCAGTTCGGCCAGGCCACCGGCGGCCATGGCGCAGGCGGAGCCGACCTCGCCCTGGCAGCCGACCTCGGCGCCGGAGATGGAGGCGTTCTCCTTGAACAGGATGCCGATGGCCGCGGCGACCAGCAGGAAACGGACGACGCCGTCGTCGGTGAAGTCCAGGAAGTCGCGGTAGTAGTGCAGGACGGCGGGGACGATGCCGGCGGCGCCGTTGGTGGGGGCGGTGACGACGCGGCCGCCGGCGGCGTTCTGCTCGTTGACGGCCAGGGCGTAGAGGGTCACCCACTCCATGGCGCGGAAGGCGTCGGTGTGGTCGACGTCGCCGGCGGTGAGCTGGGCGTGCAGGGCGCCGGCGCGGCGGCGGACCTTGAGCCCGCCGGGGAGGACGCCGGGGGTGGCGATGCCCTGTTCGACGCATTCCTGCATGACCGACCAGATGTGCAGCAGGCCGCTGCGGATCTCGTCCTCGGTCCGCCAGGCCAGCTCGTTCTCCATCATGATCTCGCTGATGGACAGCCCGGTCTCGCGGGTGCGGGCCAGCAGCTCGTCGCCGGTGGTGAACGGGTACTTGACCGGGGTCGCGTCCTCGACCAGGACGGGCCGTCCGGCTTCGTCCTCGTCGAGGACGAAGCCGCCGCCGACAGAGTAGTACTCACGGCGGCGCAGGGTCTCGCCGTCCGGGCCGAGGGCGGTGAACAGCATGCCGTTGGTGTGGAAGTCCAGGCGCTTGCGACGGTGCAGGACGATGTCGTCGTCCATGGCGAACGGGACCGGGTGCTCGCCGGCGACGGGAAGGCTGCCGGTCGCGCGGATCTCGTCGACCTGCGGCTGGGCGGCGAACGGGTCGACCAGGTGGGGCTGCTCGCCGGCGAACCCGAGGACGACGGCCTTGACGCTGCCGTGCCCGTGGCCGGTGGCGCCCAGGGACCCGAAGAGTTCGCAGCGCAGGCCGGTGACCTGCGGCAACAGGCCATCGTGACGGAGTCCGGTGACGAACAGGTAGGCGGCCCGCATCGGCCCAACGGTGTGCGAGCTGGACGGCCCGATCCCCACCTTGAACAGATCGAACACGCTGATGGTCATCGGTGCCTTTCGCCGGGCGACTCGTCAGGGGCGGGCTGACTTCGTGATCGGTACACAACTGATATGTCAGTGATACGCTGATGGTATGACGCTCACCGCCGCCTGGCAAGGCCTATCGGTTGTCAGCCCGTACGATGGGTCCGTGGCAGCCGGTCCAGCGCAGGCAGAAGCCCCCGCGGGGCAGTCGATGGCCGACCGCGCCTACCAGACCATCACCGACCGGCTCATCATGTTGGACATCCGTCCCGGTGACCCGATCGACGACACCGCCCTCGCCCAGGATCTGGGCATTGGCCGCACCCCGGTCCGCGAGGCTTTGAAGCGCCTCGAGGTGGATCGCCTGGTCGTCGCCTACCCGCGGCGGGGGACGTTCGCGACCGGCGTCGACATCGCCGACCTGGCCGGCATCTCCGACATCCGCGCCCAGCTGGAGCCGCTAGCCGCCCGCCGCGCCGCCGAGAGGGCCCCCCGCTCGGTCCGGGCTGAGCTGACGGAACTGGCCGACCAGATCGCCGGCCTGCACATCGGCCTGCTGGAGCGCCGCGAGCTGATGCGCTGGGACATGGTGGTCCACCGCGCGATCTACCAGGCCGCCGGCAACCCGCACCTCGAGGACGTCCTCGTCCGCTACGACAATCTCGCCACCCGCATCTTTTGCCTGTTCCTCGACCAGATCCCGCACGTGGACGAGCACGTCGGGGAGCACGTCGATCTGCTCCGCACCATCGCTGACGGGCAGGTCGAACGAGCGGCCGAGTTGGCGAGGGAGCATGTTTTGGGGTTCGAGCGCGCGATCCGGGCCGCAATATGACGGCGAAGAAGCTCCTCGACCCAGCTGTCGCGAAGTACCAGACTTGACGGGTTCGGACTCTCGAGCTATCGGTCCTGAGATCGACAACTGGCTAACCGCAGTGTCGGCGTGGCTCGGCTAGCCTCAAACAGGAACGGCAAGCCTAAACTACGGAACCAGGTTGCCAGGAATGCGCCCGTCGGTCCAGTGGTCCGACCAAGACCAAGCTCACTACCTGGAACAGGTCCAGGGCGGAGCTGGAGAATCGATAGCGACTGCCATGGAATCTGAGTTGACTGTGGCGCGTCGTCATCAATCAGCCTTTCGTCGGCCTCAGAATGAGGCGTGGCGGAGTACTATCAGGACCAATCCCATGGATTCGAGCTCTATCGTGATGCGGCCGT
This sequence is a window from Nakamurella flava. Protein-coding genes within it:
- a CDS encoding GntR family transcriptional regulator, with product MADRAYQTITDRLIMLDIRPGDPIDDTALAQDLGIGRTPVREALKRLEVDRLVVAYPRRGTFATGVDIADLAGISDIRAQLEPLAARRAAERAPRSVRAELTELADQIAGLHIGLLERRELMRWDMVVHRAIYQAAGNPHLEDVLVRYDNLATRIFCLFLDQIPHVDEHVGEHVDLLRTIADGQVERAAELAREHVLGFERAIRAAI
- a CDS encoding L-serine ammonia-lyase; the encoded protein is MTISVFDLFKVGIGPSSSHTVGPMRAAYLFVTGLRHDGLLPQVTGLRCELFGSLGATGHGHGSVKAVVLGFAGEQPHLVDPFAAQPQVDEIRATGSLPVAGEHPVPFAMDDDIVLHRRKRLDFHTNGMLFTALGPDGETLRRREYYSVGGGFVLDEDEAGRPVLVEDATPVKYPFTTGDELLARTRETGLSISEIMMENELAWRTEDEIRSGLLHIWSVMQECVEQGIATPGVLPGGLKVRRRAGALHAQLTAGDVDHTDAFRAMEWVTLYALAVNEQNAAGGRVVTAPTNGAAGIVPAVLHYYRDFLDFTDDGVVRFLLVAAAIGILFKENASISGAEVGCQGEVGSACAMAAGGLAELLGGTPEQVENAAEIGIEHNLGLTCDPVGGLVQIPCIERNAVGSVKAITAARMAVRGDGKHHVTLDKAIKTMRETGADMKDKYKETARGGLALNVVEC
- the purU gene encoding formyltetrahydrofolate deformylase, which produces MPHPFVLTLSCPERPGIVRAVSSFLFEHGCDIVEHQQFDGSASKEFFLRTAFVRGDGCANDEAVAELTADFDRIADEFGMTYKISGDRPQRILVMVSKMGHCLNDLIFRWRGGNLGGELVAVVSNHETLRGMAEAAGLPFHYVPVTPDTKPQAEATLLELVDEYRADLVVLARYMQVLSDEMCTTLRGRAINIHHSFLPGFKGAKPYHQAFDRGVKLVGATAHYVTGDLDEGPIIEQEVIRIDHNYDARAMATVGQDAEALALSRAVRWHSEQRVLLNGHSTVVFR
- the katG gene encoding catalase/peroxidase HPI, whose translation is MNEPDEAAGKCPVMHEQLPYPVAGDPNREWWPKALNLKILAKNPRVIDPMPGDFDYRSAFLALDLAEVKRDIAATLTQSKDWWPADFGNYGPLMIRMAWHSAGTYRVHDGRGGAGAGQQRFAPLNSWPDNVSLDKARRLMWPVKKKYGRAISWADLIVLTGNVALETMGLKTFGFAGGREDAWEPDNDVYWGPETTWLGDDRYTGDRELQGPLAAVQMGLIYVNPEGPNGNPDPMASARDIRETFGRMAMNDEETVALIAGGHTFGKTHGAGPADAVASEPEGAPIEQMGLGWKSSYGTGVGKDAITSGLEVTWTYHPTRWDNEFFHILFGYEWELTESPAGAHQWRPVNGGGADMVPEAFGDGKREPRMLTSDLALRVDPVYEQISRRYMENPAEFADAFARSWFKLTHRDMGPIVRYLGSEVPSEQLLWQDPLPAATHPAPSEEAVASLKQAVLASGLTVSELVSTAWAAASSFRSSDKRGGVNGARIRLEPQNGWTVNNPDQLSRVLRTLQGIADSSATPVSLADLIVIAGAAGVEKAAAAAGVEITVPVTVGRVDAGPEHTDVDSFSYLEPAADGFRNYEGKGNRLPAEYLLVDKANLLGVSAPEMTALVGGLRVLGANWDGSDLGVLTDRPGVLSNDYFVNLLDYDTEWKPADEDSTRFVSADGRWSGTRADLVFGSNAELRAVAEVYGSDDGAAQFVGDFVAAWTKVMDADRFDLR
- the pabB gene encoding aminodeoxychorismate synthase component I, which translates into the protein MPWARFDDLRSGTALEFGAPHRELIAEQPSEVVGVLQQVQHATDAGQWAYGHVGYEAASAFGAELVTHDRAPGDPPLAWFGVADAPRPVPVVGAPDAEPTDRWWPEWIEPEYAEQVERVRGHIARGESYQGNLTVRMAGHVPGDPLEVYRRLAHAQSGAHNAYLEVAGFAVASASPELFFERHGPWIRVRPMKGTARRSPDPVEDARRAAALRVDPKERAENTMIVDLMRNDLGRIARTGSVRVPTLLRVERYPTVLQMTSDVTADLRADVGLPELFTALFPCGSITGAPKASSMRIIRDVETGPRGIYCGAIGVVGPAKDGAFARFSVAIRTAVVDLTTRRAHYGVGSGVTWLSSAPSEHAEVLIKTAVLGRPSDPRRLSPTPSRRPTGEPGHRHRKDDLCPSTTTPC